The sequence CCGGTTGGTTCAGTATCGCCGCCAGCCGCACCCGGCTGGTCGGCGCAACCATTACCCTCGCCGTCAGACGGTGGGTTTCGTCTACCGCCCGGCCTACCAGCTCCGGCGCAGCCACAACCACAGCCACGTCGCTTGCCAATCTGGCTTTTGATTGGTGGACTGTTTACCTGCATTATACTGGCTGGAGCTGTCACCGGCGGCGTGATGCTGTTCAATCGGAGCGGCATTATTGCTGGTGGTAGCAACAATAGCAGCAACAGCGGTGAGGGAAATGTCATCTCTCCCTCGCCAACCATACCTCCACCGGCCATTCCTACCCGTGAGCTACCTGAAGACGCTATCGATTGGACAATTCTCGTTTACCTTGATGGCGACAACAATCTGGAAGCGGACGCGATTGACGACTTTCTTGAAATGGCGCGAGTTGGTTCGAGTGAACGGGTACAGATTGTTGTCCAATTGGATCGAGTCCGATCGTCGGAAACCTGGGATGACGAACGTTATAACAATTGGGAGGGAACGCTGCGCTTCCGGGTTGAGGCAGGTATGGAGCCAACCCCAGATAATGCAGTTGCCGATCTGGGCGAGACCAACATGGGTGATCCAGCAACCTTAACCGACTTCCTTATCTGGGGAATTGAAAGCTATCCAGCCCGTCGCTATGCCATTATTCTCTGGGATCATGGTGCTTCGTGGTTGGGAATTGCGAGTGATGACACTGACAACGATGTGCTCAATTTACCCGAAATCAGCTCAGCCTTCCAGACTGCTCTGAGTCGTACTCAGATCGGAGGGTTTGAACTGATCGGCTTTGATGCCTGTCTGATGGCACAGATCGATGTCTTACAAACAGTTGCTCCTTACGGACGAGTCGCAGTGGCGTCAGCCGAATTGGAACCGAATAGTGGTTGGGCATGGGATGCGTGGCTCGAACAACTGGTTGCCAACCCCGATCAGGATGGCTTCGCGATTGCACCGGTTATTGTCCAAACATATATGGATTCGTTTAGGGGTAGCAGAGCAGACGAAGTCACGCTGTCGGCATTCGACTTGACACAAGTCAACAATATCGTGAATGGCATTGACACTCTGGCACAAACATTACAGCGCGAAATACAGCAGAGCTATACGGCGATTGGGCAGGCCCGTTCGTTCACCAACGTGTACGCACCAGCCTACTCAGAAGACTTCAACGCCATCGATCTGCCTCATTTTCTCACCCTCCTTCCCCAACAACGCGCCAGTAGCACGATAGTAGATCGGGCCACACAACTACTACAAACCATTGAACAGGCGCGTATTGCGCATGGAGCAGGCAGGTATCATCGGGCGAGCGGTGGCCTCTCGATTTACTTCCCGCAACTGGCCGAACTCTATGCCGAGATGTACGAACGAGCTTCACCGTTACCACGAGCGACAGCGTGGGAAGAATTTCTGCAAGCCTACCATCAAGCCGGTAGTACCGCCGTACAACGCCCAACCATTAGCAATCTGGTTATCAACCGTGAGGTAGTGAGCGTAAATACCCCGGCTCATTTGACCGGTACCGTTGTCGGTAGTGATATTGCCTACGTCTTTCAATTCATCGGCATTCCCAATGATCGGCGCGATTCCGTTGACTTAATCCAGGTCGATTTCATTTACCCACCGGGAACCATTCCCGGTAATCAGGTACCAGACTGGGACGCTGGTGAGTATAATTTACGACTGAGCTGGGATGCAACAAGTTGGTACCTGAACAATGGCAAGGACTTGATCGAGGTATTGCTCGGCCCGATCAAGTATGGCTCTGAATTTTATGGTGTTGAAGGTATCTACACCTCAACAGCGACTGGCGAGAAGATTAATGCTGGTTTGATCTTCTCGATCCAGGGTAGTGAAGCGCAACTGGTACGAGTCTGGGGTTTCCCACGCAGTGCCGGTAAGCAGGAACCACAACCGTTTGAACTGATACCGCGTGCTGGAGACACCTTCACTGCTTATTATCGCTCGTACACCGACACCGGTAGCGGGCTAGAGGTCAACCGATTCGAGGGTCAGACGATCACCTTTGGCGAAGAACCGCTGAAGGCAATACGCGCCCCTACACTCAACGGTAATTACGTGATGGGCTTTCTGGTACGAGATATTTCCGGAAACTACCACTACGACTACGTTGATGTTTCGGTGAATAACACTAATATCGCTACGAATCCCATTCCCGGCTCAGAGGCTACACCGTCTGGCGCCGCTCAAGCCGGTTTTCAGCGTTATGAAAGTGAGTTGGGGTTTGCACTCGATTATCTGCAAGAATGGCGAGCAGTAGA comes from Chloroflexus sp. Y-396-1 and encodes:
- a CDS encoding clostripain-related cysteine peptidase; this encodes MTARIVAISGPLTGRLFPLGDTPVTFGRSPENTIVIASQRASRRHAEIRREGGVYLLIDLGSSNGTVLNGQLIQRQILRPGDTFVIGDEMFRFEEVAGATLDATLPVGSVSPPAAPGWSAQPLPSPSDGGFRLPPGLPAPAQPQPQPRRLPIWLLIGGLFTCIILAGAVTGGVMLFNRSGIIAGGSNNSSNSGEGNVISPSPTIPPPAIPTRELPEDAIDWTILVYLDGDNNLEADAIDDFLEMARVGSSERVQIVVQLDRVRSSETWDDERYNNWEGTLRFRVEAGMEPTPDNAVADLGETNMGDPATLTDFLIWGIESYPARRYAIILWDHGASWLGIASDDTDNDVLNLPEISSAFQTALSRTQIGGFELIGFDACLMAQIDVLQTVAPYGRVAVASAELEPNSGWAWDAWLEQLVANPDQDGFAIAPVIVQTYMDSFRGSRADEVTLSAFDLTQVNNIVNGIDTLAQTLQREIQQSYTAIGQARSFTNVYAPAYSEDFNAIDLPHFLTLLPQQRASSTIVDRATQLLQTIEQARIAHGAGRYHRASGGLSIYFPQLAELYAEMYERASPLPRATAWEEFLQAYHQAGSTAVQRPTISNLVINREVVSVNTPAHLTGTVVGSDIAYVFQFIGIPNDRRDSVDLIQVDFIYPPGTIPGNQVPDWDAGEYNLRLSWDATSWYLNNGKDLIEVLLGPIKYGSEFYGVEGIYTSTATGEKINAGLIFSIQGSEAQLVRVWGFPRSAGKQEPQPFELIPRAGDTFTAYYRSYTDTGSGLEVNRFEGQTITFGEEPLKAIRAPTLNGNYVMGFLVRDISGNYHYDYVDVSVNNTNIATNPIPGSEATPSGAAQAGFQRYESELGFALDYLQEWRAVDTGNDRIIFAHREIDDGVYVVVDVYRFVDDDPATATSILMWELKRLVEQNGELRVNETDFRISGIDGLKIEYVYPNQQGTNSYVVAIVATSPTTGWTYLIMFEAPENSFDNQLDLFNTMLASLVIG